The following proteins are co-located in the Eublepharis macularius isolate TG4126 chromosome 5, MPM_Emac_v1.0, whole genome shotgun sequence genome:
- the LOC129330455 gene encoding WAP four-disulfide core domain protein 3-like, producing the protein MKPGAHLLLLAGLLALWALMPPASAKGKLGRCPIPKPPVTCLDACSSDSLCPGRQKCCGTGCGRECMDPEFRRKPGSCPVRKGPGICVEGCSSDSSCHGRQKCCGTGCGRVCMDPVFPSKPGRCPIPKGPGICVEGCSSDYDCGGRDKCCSTGCGRDCMEPVFAD; encoded by the exons ATGAAGCCTGGTGCCCACCTCCTCCTTTTGGCCGGGCTCCTCGCTCTCTGGGCTCTGATGCCCCCCGCGTCTGCTAAAG GCAAACTTGGCAGGTGCCCCATCCCGAAGCCCCCTGTCACCTGTCTGGATGCCTGTTCTTCGGATTCTTTATGCCCTGGAAGGCAGAAGTGCTGCGGCACTGGCTGTGGGCGTGAGTGCATGGATCCAGAATTCAGAC GCaaacctggcagctgccctgtCCGAAAGGGCCCTGGCATCTGTGTGGAAGGCTGTTCTTCAGACTCTTCATGCCATGGAAGACAGAAGTGCTGCGGCACTGGCTGTGGGCGTGTGTGCATGGATCCAGTATTCCCAA GCAAGCCTGGCAGGTGCCCCATCCCAAAGGGCCCTGGCATCTGCGTGGAAGGCTGTTCTTCGGATTATGACTGCGGTGGAAGAGACAAGTGCTGCAGCACTGGCTGTGGGCGCGATTGCATGGAGCCAGTATTTGCAG ACTAA